The proteins below come from a single Halobacillus salinarum genomic window:
- a CDS encoding YwdI family protein codes for MAISNKTVLMTMSNEIQEAMLNQSDEQKVREHVRSIRLLADLLLEHERSEAGIPAASSKENGSYQEPTAEEIRKMMGTDKAEEKSSKPDQLDEDDANGSSIFDF; via the coding sequence ATGGCGATTTCGAATAAAACTGTACTTATGACAATGTCGAATGAAATACAGGAAGCCATGCTGAATCAAAGCGATGAGCAGAAAGTGCGGGAGCACGTCCGCTCCATCCGTCTGCTTGCCGATTTACTGCTGGAGCATGAACGGAGTGAGGCAGGTATTCCGGCAGCTTCATCAAAAGAGAATGGATCCTACCAGGAGCCTACGGCTGAGGAAATTCGTAAGATGATGGGGACAGACAAAGCAGAAGAGAAGTCATCCAAACCGGACCAATTGGATGAAGATGATGCCAATGGCTCATCCATCTTTGATTTTTAA
- a CDS encoding GNAT family N-acetyltransferase, with product MNVYGRTIPTLGIGTVAVDLPYKKQGLAKQLLQHFLKEAVDKNCPLTHLYPFKPDFYRRMGFGFGPQLNVFHFAPAQLPFFKDAERAAALSDKDLPRVKDCYKRWAESTHGACHKQDYEFRFLKMEDTETIGVYLAGELEGYMSFQMKQAHGDSFLQHNLHVTNWCANSTEAFQALINFLHNQKDQVKNIVFPTFHDTFAFLLDDPRRTNHDLIFNIYHETHRRGTGVMYRIVDFPLFLNYLKDYSFSTDDLTIAFEVSDSFMDEKPSDYAVHFSGSGTQFVEGYEADASIKLDVAELSSLFMGCVTLEELLFLGKAEASGERVEAAKRVFSNPVKPENWSFI from the coding sequence ATGAACGTTTATGGCCGGACAATTCCGACGCTCGGCATCGGAACCGTAGCCGTCGACCTCCCCTATAAAAAACAAGGACTTGCGAAGCAGCTGCTTCAGCATTTTCTAAAAGAGGCGGTTGATAAAAACTGCCCACTCACTCACCTCTACCCTTTCAAACCAGACTTTTACCGACGAATGGGGTTTGGATTCGGTCCACAGCTGAATGTCTTTCACTTCGCTCCTGCACAGCTTCCTTTCTTCAAGGATGCTGAACGAGCAGCAGCATTATCTGACAAAGACCTCCCCCGAGTCAAAGACTGCTATAAAAGATGGGCAGAAAGCACACACGGCGCCTGCCATAAGCAGGACTATGAATTTCGGTTTCTTAAAATGGAGGATACCGAGACCATCGGTGTTTATTTAGCTGGCGAACTAGAAGGATACATGAGTTTTCAAATGAAGCAGGCGCATGGAGACTCTTTCCTGCAGCACAACCTTCATGTGACCAACTGGTGTGCCAACTCAACAGAAGCCTTTCAAGCGTTGATTAATTTCCTTCATAACCAGAAGGACCAGGTAAAAAATATTGTCTTTCCGACTTTTCATGACACGTTTGCATTTTTACTGGATGATCCCCGCCGTACGAACCATGACCTGATCTTTAACATTTACCATGAAACCCACCGCAGAGGAACAGGAGTCATGTACCGCATTGTCGACTTTCCTTTGTTTCTGAACTACTTGAAAGATTATTCATTCAGCACAGACGATTTAACCATCGCCTTTGAAGTCTCTGATTCGTTTATGGATGAGAAACCATCGGATTACGCCGTGCACTTCTCCGGTTCAGGCACCCAATTCGTTGAAGGATACGAAGCTGATGCATCTATAAAACTCGATGTAGCCGAACTTTCTTCTCTTTTCATGGGATGTGTCACGTTAGAGGAGCTGCTGTTCCTAGGTAAAGCTGAGGCTTCCGGGGAGCGGGTCGAAGCAGCCAAACGGGTTTTCTCAAATCCAGTAAAGCCGGAAAATTGGTCGTTTATATAG
- the gerQ gene encoding spore coat protein GerQ produces MAQQKQPSGQGMYGQNPNPYYPSNPYLQYYPSAPQGNPYQQGQMVGGQSTGVNPSGMLPSEQSYVENILRLNQGKVATVYMTFEGSEKWTDKVFKGQIEAAGRDHIILSDPETGRRYLLLMVYLDYITFDEEIEYNYPYGNNPGMAQYSPR; encoded by the coding sequence TTGGCACAACAGAAACAGCCGTCTGGTCAAGGGATGTATGGCCAAAATCCAAATCCGTACTATCCGTCTAATCCTTATCTCCAGTACTATCCATCTGCCCCACAAGGGAACCCTTACCAGCAAGGTCAAATGGTAGGCGGACAATCTACTGGAGTTAACCCTTCAGGCATGCTTCCATCAGAGCAGTCCTATGTGGAAAACATCCTCCGTCTCAACCAAGGAAAAGTAGCAACCGTGTACATGACCTTCGAAGGCAGCGAAAAATGGACGGATAAAGTATTTAAAGGCCAGATCGAAGCAGCCGGTCGTGACCATATCATCCTCAGTGATCCTGAGACCGGAAGACGTTACCTGCTGCTTATGGTTTACTTAGATTACATTACATTCGATGAGGAAATTGAATACAACTATCCATATGGAAACAATCCTGGAATGGCTCAATACTCCCCGCGCTAA
- a CDS encoding GNAT family N-acetyltransferase: MNYLPISHVSEEKLNAFFIEQWGSLEMLTAQETYQLRELEGFSCQTINEDLIGLVTFKETRGSLEIVSLDSLQEGSGIGSELLRLVESEAEVRGVELVQLTTTNDNIRALAFYQKRGYRITQVSPDAVREARRRKPSIPLIAANGIPISDEIRLEKNLFSGR, from the coding sequence TTGAACTACCTGCCCATTTCACACGTATCTGAAGAAAAACTCAATGCTTTTTTTATAGAGCAATGGGGAAGCCTGGAGATGCTTACGGCTCAGGAGACTTATCAGCTTCGCGAGTTGGAAGGGTTTTCCTGTCAAACTATAAACGAGGACCTGATCGGGCTGGTGACATTCAAGGAGACTCGCGGCAGCTTGGAGATCGTGTCCCTCGATAGTCTTCAGGAAGGATCAGGCATTGGAAGCGAGCTTTTGAGGCTTGTAGAATCGGAAGCAGAGGTTCGCGGAGTAGAGCTTGTACAGCTGACGACAACTAATGACAACATCCGTGCGTTGGCTTTCTATCAAAAAAGAGGCTACCGAATCACCCAGGTTTCCCCAGATGCTGTAAGAGAGGCGAGAAGACGAAAGCCTTCCATCCCTCTTATAGCTGCTAATGGGATTCCTATCAGCGATGAAATACGGTTGGAGAAGAATCTTTTCAGCGGTCGTTAA
- a CDS encoding DUF423 domain-containing protein — MKILLIIAALNGLLAVALGAFGAHGLEGKISEKNLDTWGKAVDYQMFHTMALFATALLMGKIQSGLMTGAGWAFIIGILLFSGSLYIYAPTGIKTFAMITPLGGVAFLVGWILLGYAIIKFL; from the coding sequence ATGAAGATCTTATTAATTATAGCCGCTCTGAATGGTTTGCTAGCCGTGGCACTCGGCGCCTTTGGGGCTCATGGTCTTGAAGGGAAGATTTCTGAAAAAAATCTCGACACGTGGGGCAAAGCGGTCGACTATCAAATGTTTCATACAATGGCCCTGTTTGCGACTGCTCTATTAATGGGTAAAATTCAATCCGGTCTCATGACTGGAGCAGGGTGGGCATTTATCATCGGCATCCTTTTGTTTTCCGGAAGCTTGTACATTTACGCACCTACAGGTATCAAAACCTTTGCCATGATCACGCCTCTTGGAGGCGTAGCTTTTCTCGTGGGCTGGATTTTGCTCGGCTATGCCATTATTAAATTTCTATAA
- a CDS encoding sodium-dependent transporter, with the protein MAREKWGSKLGFMLAAMGSAVGLGNIWRFSFVAGNNGGGAFLLLYLLCVIIIGVPLLLTEVSIGRKAESDVVGSFKKLSPGTPWFLTGFFGVLSAFLILSFYAVVAGWSIYYFWEYVSGQFFVEPAEGYAGAFGGFTAHAWHPLLWTALFMILTIVIVYSGVKKGIEAANKIFMPLLAIILIILAFYSISLEGAVEGVRFLFQPNWEALKEPSIYIAALGQAFFSLSLGMGAMLTYGSYLTKENKLPSAALGIGLMDTFFAVISGLVIFPAVFAFGIDPSSGPPLVFITLPSIFEQMPMGGIIGIVFFFALILAALSSSVSILEVPTAYFMRVFHWSRRFTSILMGTIMFALGITVSLGFGMWADVTPIGERNILDSMDYVASNILLPLGGLAMALFAGWYFKKSEALEATDLTHSAIIGNIWYTIVKFLAPIIIVLIFLNKLGVI; encoded by the coding sequence ATGGCAAGAGAAAAGTGGGGCTCCAAGCTTGGATTTATGCTGGCTGCAATGGGGTCTGCTGTCGGACTGGGCAATATTTGGCGTTTCTCTTTCGTAGCGGGCAACAATGGAGGAGGCGCCTTTTTACTCTTATATTTACTATGTGTCATTATTATCGGAGTACCCCTATTATTAACGGAAGTAAGTATCGGACGCAAGGCAGAAAGCGACGTCGTCGGCTCATTTAAAAAACTCTCGCCTGGAACGCCATGGTTTTTAACCGGTTTTTTTGGCGTATTGAGTGCTTTTCTAATTTTAAGTTTTTATGCGGTAGTCGCCGGCTGGTCGATTTATTATTTCTGGGAATATGTGAGCGGCCAGTTTTTCGTAGAACCAGCGGAAGGGTATGCCGGGGCATTTGGAGGATTTACGGCTCATGCGTGGCATCCGCTTTTATGGACAGCGCTTTTTATGATTTTGACGATTGTCATTGTCTACAGTGGAGTGAAAAAAGGAATTGAGGCTGCGAATAAAATATTTATGCCGCTTCTTGCTATCATATTAATTATACTGGCATTTTACAGCATATCTTTGGAAGGTGCTGTAGAAGGTGTGCGATTTTTATTTCAACCGAATTGGGAGGCGCTTAAAGAGCCGTCGATCTATATTGCGGCCCTCGGCCAGGCCTTTTTCTCCTTAAGCTTAGGAATGGGGGCTATGCTCACGTACGGAAGCTATTTGACGAAAGAGAATAAACTGCCGAGCGCTGCGCTTGGGATCGGGCTTATGGATACCTTCTTTGCGGTTATTTCCGGTCTTGTCATCTTTCCGGCCGTCTTTGCCTTTGGAATTGATCCGAGTTCAGGGCCGCCGCTTGTTTTTATTACTTTGCCGAGTATTTTTGAGCAAATGCCGATGGGCGGCATCATTGGCATCGTATTCTTTTTTGCTCTTATTCTGGCAGCCTTATCGTCTTCTGTATCGATTCTCGAAGTTCCCACGGCCTACTTTATGCGGGTTTTCCATTGGTCACGCCGGTTTACGAGTATATTGATGGGAACGATTATGTTTGCACTTGGGATTACCGTATCGCTGGGATTTGGCATGTGGGCAGATGTGACACCGATTGGGGAGCGGAATATTCTGGATTCCATGGACTATGTCGCTTCTAATATTCTGCTTCCGCTTGGCGGTCTAGCTATGGCGCTTTTTGCCGGCTGGTATTTCAAGAAATCAGAAGCACTTGAGGCAACTGATTTAACTCACTCAGCGATTATAGGAAATATTTGGTACACGATCGTGAAATTTTTGGCACCAATCATCATTGTGCTCATCTTTTTAAATAAGCTGGGAGTCATTTAA